Proteins from a genomic interval of Triplophysa dalaica isolate WHDGS20190420 chromosome 13, ASM1584641v1, whole genome shotgun sequence:
- the LOC130434339 gene encoding pleckstrin homology domain-containing family G member 3 isoform X3 translates to MPAGNPSETRDTRNLGQESSLYSGQNSSNSINNIHNSKQPFSPFAAQTMAPNPELTYLDRVVMEIIETERMYVRDLRSIVEDYLAHIIDTDDLPIKPEQVCGLFGNIEDIYEFNSELLQSLDMCDNNPVAIARCFVLKREYFEIYTQYCTNYPNSVAALTDCMRNKTLAKFFRERQATLKRTLPLGSYLLKPVQRILKYHLLLQEIAKHFDQREEGYEVVEEAIYTMTGVAWYINDMKRKHEHAVRLQEVQSLLINWKGPDLTTYGELVLEGNFRVHRAKNERTLFLFDRMILITKRRGEHYVYKTGISCSTLMLIESAKDPLCFSVTHYKHPKQPHTVQARTVEEKKLWAHHIKRLILENHQAVIPQKAKEAILEMDSIYKKYRYSPEKLKKSMSCQGDEFTNSGQGRRRSEPSKEILKTTKAILKHSDSEGALPADTRPLEATASVSTLGSNISDSDRPAVDEDCTEASHNEGQACSLTSVKRRLNQEEEAEGEGSESDDILMEDNQVADFASTMLAAISCWHYKATALLSMGFPTDEEGCVITENFNKENGPSLKQEENNPSDDKSAEQTCENKSQNLNVTPNWGSIEKLQQDTSSDPESFMMDQQDTDIHEVELAVDKDDQEIAKEEVEEISPLLQQDDTPGESSEEEEDTEHKTDSSSILPSSVLDKASAIAEHFVSNARCSSVSADEVKSLGCASPHLPSRTGSMLSLGDPQERLLRLTSTCSETHGVPLTEEAFVSADLIFASPTDDGPFDLDQSVQRRRDSVLSRQDQLLINKIRSYYENAEHQDATFSLKRRESLSYIPSGLVRSSVSRFNSIPNDNKVAQEKTTSSSETVQVYTSDGESSLVTSALSEPERNTNVPFLETSVMSASSDFFIGSDVDGAMKPQEEVFRPSSDMIKIWQDMEREVTKCQGDLKTLRSRETPYFRGANPGLPRNGQNQGSKPDGGHRLRLLEGSDLSAIREESLTPSPPRETGKILDRAASENDALVLRPREDDGRPFKPLAPRVIQLRAEADKEKDSDPQSAEDEDEAENKVLHLARKYSQRIKGPQPLLRLRSQDSGDTWSVKRNLPSVVEEKSEELKGPSNLMLSLTPNEQTDGDQKAQDMTPSPVHTPNSVGTPKGLSPRQPRSRSPHSPPTSGNFNWPDVRELCSKYLSTSSTQPPVNQSRLASERMFDSGSSRRSSCSSSPNGFSDPSTRNKVCQGSEDGLYRTQRLGSLDRKLGDLSLGDLQNLQSRNVSSGYYVSAKATLPNDKSIIVIEKLPGATPETEQPDKPEMITDGTSDSYVQIRSPTSHEKLSFMAVFDRCRAYQESEEYRLRQEGAGSRPEQLPKTERRKELEKAPSSCEHVDKAPKNAVDSGKKADASQQSVVKNLREKFQNLR, encoded by the exons ATGCCTGCTGGGAATCCGAGTGAGACTCGGGACACTCGGAACCTTGGCCAAGAGTCCAGTCTCTACTCGGGGCAAAATAGCAGCAACTCTATTAACAACATCCATAATTCTAAACAGCCCTTCTCTCCATTTGCTGCTCAAACCATGGCACCCAACCCTGAACTCACCTACTTGGACCGTGTGGTCATGGAGATCATTGAGACGGAGCGCATGTACGTGAGAGATCTGCGAAGTATCGTAGAG GACTACCTTGCTCACATTATAGACACTGATGATCTTCCCATCAAGCCAGAACAGGTGTGTGGTCTTTTTGGAAACATAGAGGACATCTATGAATTTAACAG TGAGCTGCTTCAGTCACTGGACATGTGTGACAATAATCCGGTGGCCATCGCAAGATGCTTTGTACTTAAG CGTGAATATTTTGAAATCTACACACAATATTGCACCAACTACCCAAA CTCTGTGGCTGCTCTTACGGACTGCATGAGAAACAAAACTCTGGCCAAGTTCTTCAGGGAGAGACAGGCTACACTAAAACGAACTTTACCTCTGGGATCTTACCTGCTCAAGCCCGTCCAAAGGATACTCAAATATCATCTCTTGCTTCAG GAGATCGCCAAGCACTTTGACCAACGAGAGGAAGGGTATGAGGTAGTAGAGGAGGCCATATACACAATGACAGGTGTGGCGTGGTATATAAACgacatgaaaagaaaacatgagcatGCAGTGCGTCTCCAG GAAGTCCAGTCTCTTCTCATTAACTGGAAGGGTCCTGATCTGACCACTTACGGAGAGCTGGTACTCGAAGGCAACTTCCGTGTCCATCGCGCTAAGAACGAGCGTACACTCTTCCTCTTCGACCGTATGATCCTTATCACTAAACGTAGAGGAGAACATTATGTATATAAGACAGGCATCTCG tgcTCAACTCTGATGTTGATCGAGAGTGCCAAGGACCCACTTTGTTTCAGTGTCACTCATTACAAGCATCCCAAACAACCTCATACTGTCCAG GCCAGGACAGTGGAGGAAAAAAAGTTATGGGCTCATCATATTAAACGACTCATTTTGGAGAACCATCAGGCTGTCATACCACAGAAG GCAAAGGAAGCAATTTTGGAGATGGATTCTATTT ATAAAAAGTACAGGTACAGCCCAGAGAAACTAAAAAAGTCAATGTCATGCCAAGGAGACGAGTTCACAAACTCTGGACAGGGCAGAAGACGGTCAG AACCATCCAAAGAGATTTTAAAGACCACCAAAg CAATACTTAAG CATTCAGACAGCGAGGGGGCTTTGCCTGCTGACACAAGGCCTTTAGAGGCTACGGCTAGCGTCAGCACTCTGGGTTCAAACATAAGTGATTCAGACAGACCCGCTGTAGACGAGGACTGCACTGAAGCCAGCCATAATGAAGGACAGGCCTGTAGCTTGACTTCAGTAAAGAGACGCTTGAATCAGGAGGAAGAAGCTGAAGGGGAGGGAAGTGAATCTGACGATATTCTAATGGAGGACAACCAGGTAGCTGACTTCGCAAGCACCATGTTGGCTGCCATTTCCTGTTGGCACTATAAAGCCACGGCTTTGCTTTCTATGGGCTTCCCAACG GATGAGGAGGGATGTGTGATCACTGAAAACTTCAATAAAGAAAATGGCCCTTCATTGAAACAGGAAGAGAATAATCCGTCTGATGATAAGTCCGCAGAACAG ACATGCGAGAACAAGTCGCAAAACCTGAACGTTACACCAAACTGGGGTTCCATTGAGAAACTACAGCAGGACACCTCTTCTGATCCAGAATCTTTTATGATGGACCAACAGGACACAGATATTCATGAAGTGGAGCTTGCAGTGGACAAAGATGACCAGGAAATTGCCAAAGAAGAGGTAGAAGAGATTTCACCTCTGTTACAGCAAGACGATACACCCGGCGAGTCTtcagaggaagaggaagacaCAGAACATAAAACAGACTCCAGCAGCATCCTACCATCATCTGTGCTCGACAAGGCCAGCGCCATCGCTGAGCACTTCGTCTCCAATGCACGTTGTAGTAGCGTCAGCGCAGATGAAGTAAAGTCCCTTGGATGCGCATCTCCACATCTTCCCAGCAGAACTGGAAGCATGTTAAGTTTGGGAGACCCCCAAGAGCGCCTGCTTCGTCTAACTAGCACCTGCTCGGAGACGCATGGTGTTCCGTTGACTGAAGAGGCCTTTGTGTCAGCCGACCTTATATTTGCGTCTCCAACGGATGACGGTCCCTTCGATTTAGACCAAAGCGTCCAGAGAAGAAGGGATTCCGTGCTTTCAAGGCAAGACCAGCTTCTTATCAACAAGATTAGGAGCTACTATGAAAACGCCGAACACCAGGATGCTACTTTTAGCCTGAAGCGTAGAGAAAGCCTCAGTTACATTCCAAGTGGGCTTGTGAGAAGTTCAGTTAGTCGTTTCAACAGCATTCCTAACGATAATAAAGTTGCACAAGAGAAAACCACCAGTTCGTCTGAAACCGTTCAGGTGTATACCTCAGACGGAGAATCTTCTTTGGTTACATCCGCTCTATCAGAACCTGAAAGGAATACAAACGTGCCATTTCTGGAAACTTCTGTCATGAGTGCTTCTTCAGATTTCTTTATTGGTTCTGATGTTGACGGTGCCATGAAACCTCAAGAAGAGGTTTTCCGCCCCTCCTCTGATATGATCAAAATCTGGCAGGATATGGAAAGAGAGGTTACTAAATGTCAAGGGGACCTCAAGACATTGAGATCCAGAGAGACTCCTTATTTTAGAGGGGCGAATCCTGGCCTGCCAAGGAATGGTCAAAATCAGGGTTCAAAGCCAGATGGTGGACATAGACTGAGGTTACTTGAAGGATCGGATCTTAGTGCTATAAGAGAAGAGTCCTTGACACCATCACCTCCTAGAGAGACTGGAAAAATCTTGGACAGAGCAGCCAGTGAGAATGATGCCCTTGTACTCAGACCTCGGGAGGATGATGGAAGACCCTTTAAACCTTTAGCCCCCCGAGTTATCCAGCTGAGAGCAGAAGCTGATAAAGAGAAAGATTCAGATCCTCAGTCGGcggaagatgaagatgaagcaGAAAACAAAGTCCTCCATCTCGCAAGAAAATACAGTCAACGCATCAAGGGCCCACAACCTTTGTTGAGGCTCAGAAGTCAGGACTCGGGAGATACATGGTCGGTCAAGAGGAACCTGCCATCGGTGGTGGAGGAAAAGTCGGAGGAGTTGAAAG GTCCTTCGAACCTTATGCTGTCCCTGACTCCAAATGAGCAGACCGATGGAGACCAGAAGGCCCAGGATATGACTCCCAGTCCAGTGCACACTCCTAATTCTGTCGGCACCCCGAAGGGATTGTCCCCACGACAGCCTCGTTCCAGAAGTCCTCATAGTCCACCAACATCTGGGAACTTCAACTGGCCAGACGTCCGTGAGCTTTGTTCCAAATACTTGAGCACCTCTTCTACGCAGCCACCGGTAAACCAAAGTCGTCTGGCATCAGAGAGGATGTTTGACAGTGGGTCAAGTAGACGGTCTAGCTGCAGTTCCTCCCCTAATGGCTTTTCAGACCCGTCAACTCGCAACAAGGTCTGTCAAGGAAGTGAAGATGGGCTATATAGGACCCAGCGTTTAGGTTCTTTGGACCGTAAATTGGGAGATTTGTCTTTAGGTGATTTACAGAATCTTCAAAGCAGAAACGTTAGCAGTGGTTACTACGTCTCAGCCAAGGCCACCCTCCccaatgacaaaagcataatAGTGATCGAGAAACTTCCAGGAGCGACCCCAGAGACAGAACAACCGGATAAACCGGAAATGATTACAGATGGAACGAGTGATAGCTATGTTCAAATACGTTCACCAACATCTCATGAGAAGCTGTCATTCATGGCTGTCTTTGACCGCTGCCGGGCCTATCAGGAGTCAGAGGAGTATCGTCTGAGACAAGAGGGTGCGGGGTCTAGGCCAGAACAACTGCCTAAGACTGAGAGGCGGAAAGAACTAGAGAAAGCGCCGTCCTCTTGCGAACACGTAGACAAGGCTCCTAAAAATGCAGTGGATTCTGGAAAAAAGGCGGATGCTAGTCAACAGAGCGTTGTCAAGAACCTCCGAGAAAAATTCCAAAACTTAAGATAG
- the LOC130434339 gene encoding pleckstrin homology domain-containing family G member 3 isoform X2 has protein sequence MPEKSHSPTHDISMGEESPRLSTVSVGSNDRSSTATLSDCSDFPDVKRPVSGVSTISSGSGSSREDVPPSGISSAGAAIEDNVDLELMPAGNPSETRDTRNLGQESSLYSGQNSSNSINNIHNSKQPFSPFAAQTMAPNPELTYLDRVVMEIIETERMYVRDLRSIVEDYLAHIIDTDDLPIKPEQVCGLFGNIEDIYEFNSELLQSLDMCDNNPVAIARCFVLKREYFEIYTQYCTNYPNSVAALTDCMRNKTLAKFFRERQATLKRTLPLGSYLLKPVQRILKYHLLLQEIAKHFDQREEGYEVVEEAIYTMTGVAWYINDMKRKHEHAVRLQEVQSLLINWKGPDLTTYGELVLEGNFRVHRAKNERTLFLFDRMILITKRRGEHYVYKTGISCSTLMLIESAKDPLCFSVTHYKHPKQPHTVQARTVEEKKLWAHHIKRLILENHQAVIPQKAKEAILEMDSIYKKYRYSPEKLKKSMSCQGDEFTNSGQGRRRSEPSKEILKTTKAILKHSDSEGALPADTRPLEATASVSTLGSNISDSDRPAVDEDCTEASHNEGQACSLTSVKRRLNQEEEAEGEGSESDDILMEDNQVADFASTMLAAISCWHYKATALLSMGFPTDEEGCVITENFNKENGPSLKQEENNPSDDKSAEQTCENKSQNLNVTPNWGSIEKLQQDTSSDPESFMMDQQDTDIHEVELAVDKDDQEIAKEEVEEISPLLQQDDTPGESSEEEEDTEHKTDSSSILPSSVLDKASAIAEHFVSNARCSSVSADEVKSLGCASPHLPSRTGSMLSLGDPQERLLRLTSTCSETHGVPLTEEAFVSADLIFASPTDDGPFDLDQSVQRRRDSVLSRQDQLLINKIRSYYENAEHQDATFSLKRRESLSYIPSGLVRSSVSRFNSIPNDNKVAQEKTTSSSETVQVYTSDGESSLVTSALSEPERNTNVPFLETSVMSASSDFFIGSDVDGAMKPQEEVFRPSSDMIKIWQDMEREVTKCQGDLKTLRSRETPYFRGANPGLPRNGQNQGSKPDGGHRLRLLEGSDLSAIREESLTPSPPRETGKILDRAASENDALVLRPREDDGRPFKPLAPRVIQLRAEADKEKDSDPQSAEDEDEAENKVLHLARKYSQRIKGPQPLLRLRSQDSGDTWSVKRNLPSVVEEKSEELKGPSNLMLSLTPNEQTDGDQKAQDMTPSPVHTPNSVGTPKGLSPRQPRSRSPHSPPTSGNFNWPDVRELCSKYLSTSSTQPPVNQSRLASERMFDSGSSRRSSCSSSPNGFSDPSTRNKVCQGSEDGLYRTQRLGSLDRKLGDLSLGDLQNLQSRNVSSGYYVSAKATLPNDKSIIVIEKLPGATPETEQPDKPEMITDGTSDSYVQIRSPTSHEKLSFMAVFDRCRAYQESEEYRLRQEGAGSRPEQLPKTERRKELEKAPSSCEHVDKAPKNAVDSGKKADASQQSVVKNLREKFQNLR, from the exons aATCTCCTCGGTTGTCCACTGTCTCCGTCGGCAGTAATGACCGGTCCTCCACGGCCACGCTGTCTGATTGTTCTGACTTCCCAGATGTCAAGAGACCCGTAAGTGGGGTGTCCACCATCTCATCTGGGTCAGGTTCCTCTCGGGAAGACGTTCCACCCTCAGGCATCTCATCTGCTGGTGCAGCCATCGAGGACAATGTGGATTTGGAGTTGATGCCTGCTGGGAATCCGAGTGAGACTCGGGACACTCGGAACCTTGGCCAAGAGTCCAGTCTCTACTCGGGGCAAAATAGCAGCAACTCTATTAACAACATCCATAATTCTAAACAGCCCTTCTCTCCATTTGCTGCTCAAACCATGGCACCCAACCCTGAACTCACCTACTTGGACCGTGTGGTCATGGAGATCATTGAGACGGAGCGCATGTACGTGAGAGATCTGCGAAGTATCGTAGAG GACTACCTTGCTCACATTATAGACACTGATGATCTTCCCATCAAGCCAGAACAGGTGTGTGGTCTTTTTGGAAACATAGAGGACATCTATGAATTTAACAG TGAGCTGCTTCAGTCACTGGACATGTGTGACAATAATCCGGTGGCCATCGCAAGATGCTTTGTACTTAAG CGTGAATATTTTGAAATCTACACACAATATTGCACCAACTACCCAAA CTCTGTGGCTGCTCTTACGGACTGCATGAGAAACAAAACTCTGGCCAAGTTCTTCAGGGAGAGACAGGCTACACTAAAACGAACTTTACCTCTGGGATCTTACCTGCTCAAGCCCGTCCAAAGGATACTCAAATATCATCTCTTGCTTCAG GAGATCGCCAAGCACTTTGACCAACGAGAGGAAGGGTATGAGGTAGTAGAGGAGGCCATATACACAATGACAGGTGTGGCGTGGTATATAAACgacatgaaaagaaaacatgagcatGCAGTGCGTCTCCAG GAAGTCCAGTCTCTTCTCATTAACTGGAAGGGTCCTGATCTGACCACTTACGGAGAGCTGGTACTCGAAGGCAACTTCCGTGTCCATCGCGCTAAGAACGAGCGTACACTCTTCCTCTTCGACCGTATGATCCTTATCACTAAACGTAGAGGAGAACATTATGTATATAAGACAGGCATCTCG tgcTCAACTCTGATGTTGATCGAGAGTGCCAAGGACCCACTTTGTTTCAGTGTCACTCATTACAAGCATCCCAAACAACCTCATACTGTCCAG GCCAGGACAGTGGAGGAAAAAAAGTTATGGGCTCATCATATTAAACGACTCATTTTGGAGAACCATCAGGCTGTCATACCACAGAAG GCAAAGGAAGCAATTTTGGAGATGGATTCTATTT ATAAAAAGTACAGGTACAGCCCAGAGAAACTAAAAAAGTCAATGTCATGCCAAGGAGACGAGTTCACAAACTCTGGACAGGGCAGAAGACGGTCAG AACCATCCAAAGAGATTTTAAAGACCACCAAAg CAATACTTAAG CATTCAGACAGCGAGGGGGCTTTGCCTGCTGACACAAGGCCTTTAGAGGCTACGGCTAGCGTCAGCACTCTGGGTTCAAACATAAGTGATTCAGACAGACCCGCTGTAGACGAGGACTGCACTGAAGCCAGCCATAATGAAGGACAGGCCTGTAGCTTGACTTCAGTAAAGAGACGCTTGAATCAGGAGGAAGAAGCTGAAGGGGAGGGAAGTGAATCTGACGATATTCTAATGGAGGACAACCAGGTAGCTGACTTCGCAAGCACCATGTTGGCTGCCATTTCCTGTTGGCACTATAAAGCCACGGCTTTGCTTTCTATGGGCTTCCCAACG GATGAGGAGGGATGTGTGATCACTGAAAACTTCAATAAAGAAAATGGCCCTTCATTGAAACAGGAAGAGAATAATCCGTCTGATGATAAGTCCGCAGAACAG ACATGCGAGAACAAGTCGCAAAACCTGAACGTTACACCAAACTGGGGTTCCATTGAGAAACTACAGCAGGACACCTCTTCTGATCCAGAATCTTTTATGATGGACCAACAGGACACAGATATTCATGAAGTGGAGCTTGCAGTGGACAAAGATGACCAGGAAATTGCCAAAGAAGAGGTAGAAGAGATTTCACCTCTGTTACAGCAAGACGATACACCCGGCGAGTCTtcagaggaagaggaagacaCAGAACATAAAACAGACTCCAGCAGCATCCTACCATCATCTGTGCTCGACAAGGCCAGCGCCATCGCTGAGCACTTCGTCTCCAATGCACGTTGTAGTAGCGTCAGCGCAGATGAAGTAAAGTCCCTTGGATGCGCATCTCCACATCTTCCCAGCAGAACTGGAAGCATGTTAAGTTTGGGAGACCCCCAAGAGCGCCTGCTTCGTCTAACTAGCACCTGCTCGGAGACGCATGGTGTTCCGTTGACTGAAGAGGCCTTTGTGTCAGCCGACCTTATATTTGCGTCTCCAACGGATGACGGTCCCTTCGATTTAGACCAAAGCGTCCAGAGAAGAAGGGATTCCGTGCTTTCAAGGCAAGACCAGCTTCTTATCAACAAGATTAGGAGCTACTATGAAAACGCCGAACACCAGGATGCTACTTTTAGCCTGAAGCGTAGAGAAAGCCTCAGTTACATTCCAAGTGGGCTTGTGAGAAGTTCAGTTAGTCGTTTCAACAGCATTCCTAACGATAATAAAGTTGCACAAGAGAAAACCACCAGTTCGTCTGAAACCGTTCAGGTGTATACCTCAGACGGAGAATCTTCTTTGGTTACATCCGCTCTATCAGAACCTGAAAGGAATACAAACGTGCCATTTCTGGAAACTTCTGTCATGAGTGCTTCTTCAGATTTCTTTATTGGTTCTGATGTTGACGGTGCCATGAAACCTCAAGAAGAGGTTTTCCGCCCCTCCTCTGATATGATCAAAATCTGGCAGGATATGGAAAGAGAGGTTACTAAATGTCAAGGGGACCTCAAGACATTGAGATCCAGAGAGACTCCTTATTTTAGAGGGGCGAATCCTGGCCTGCCAAGGAATGGTCAAAATCAGGGTTCAAAGCCAGATGGTGGACATAGACTGAGGTTACTTGAAGGATCGGATCTTAGTGCTATAAGAGAAGAGTCCTTGACACCATCACCTCCTAGAGAGACTGGAAAAATCTTGGACAGAGCAGCCAGTGAGAATGATGCCCTTGTACTCAGACCTCGGGAGGATGATGGAAGACCCTTTAAACCTTTAGCCCCCCGAGTTATCCAGCTGAGAGCAGAAGCTGATAAAGAGAAAGATTCAGATCCTCAGTCGGcggaagatgaagatgaagcaGAAAACAAAGTCCTCCATCTCGCAAGAAAATACAGTCAACGCATCAAGGGCCCACAACCTTTGTTGAGGCTCAGAAGTCAGGACTCGGGAGATACATGGTCGGTCAAGAGGAACCTGCCATCGGTGGTGGAGGAAAAGTCGGAGGAGTTGAAAG GTCCTTCGAACCTTATGCTGTCCCTGACTCCAAATGAGCAGACCGATGGAGACCAGAAGGCCCAGGATATGACTCCCAGTCCAGTGCACACTCCTAATTCTGTCGGCACCCCGAAGGGATTGTCCCCACGACAGCCTCGTTCCAGAAGTCCTCATAGTCCACCAACATCTGGGAACTTCAACTGGCCAGACGTCCGTGAGCTTTGTTCCAAATACTTGAGCACCTCTTCTACGCAGCCACCGGTAAACCAAAGTCGTCTGGCATCAGAGAGGATGTTTGACAGTGGGTCAAGTAGACGGTCTAGCTGCAGTTCCTCCCCTAATGGCTTTTCAGACCCGTCAACTCGCAACAAGGTCTGTCAAGGAAGTGAAGATGGGCTATATAGGACCCAGCGTTTAGGTTCTTTGGACCGTAAATTGGGAGATTTGTCTTTAGGTGATTTACAGAATCTTCAAAGCAGAAACGTTAGCAGTGGTTACTACGTCTCAGCCAAGGCCACCCTCCccaatgacaaaagcataatAGTGATCGAGAAACTTCCAGGAGCGACCCCAGAGACAGAACAACCGGATAAACCGGAAATGATTACAGATGGAACGAGTGATAGCTATGTTCAAATACGTTCACCAACATCTCATGAGAAGCTGTCATTCATGGCTGTCTTTGACCGCTGCCGGGCCTATCAGGAGTCAGAGGAGTATCGTCTGAGACAAGAGGGTGCGGGGTCTAGGCCAGAACAACTGCCTAAGACTGAGAGGCGGAAAGAACTAGAGAAAGCGCCGTCCTCTTGCGAACACGTAGACAAGGCTCCTAAAAATGCAGTGGATTCTGGAAAAAAGGCGGATGCTAGTCAACAGAGCGTTGTCAAGAACCTCCGAGAAAAATTCCAAAACTTAAGATAG